A window from Solanum stenotomum isolate F172 chromosome 7, ASM1918654v1, whole genome shotgun sequence encodes these proteins:
- the LOC125871392 gene encoding potassium transporter 5-like, which translates to MGSNIEDNQDDVPMELQLKGKKASSQKLKRHDSLDVEASKMPNAKQVVGLSVLLKLAFQSIGVVYGDIGTSPLYVFSSIFLEGVKHEDDILGALSLILYTITLIPVIKYVFIVLQANDNGDGGTFALYSLICRYSKVGLIPSTMAEDSDVSTFKLDMPDTRTRRASHLKSMLENSQFAKFFLLIATMLGTSMVIGDGVLTPCISVLSAIGGVKAAAPEAMTEGRIVWLAVAILIFLFMFQRFGTEKVGYTFAPILCLWFVLIAGIGVYNFVIYDIAIFRALNPMYIVSYFQRNGKDAWISLGGVVMCITGAEALFADVGHFSVRSIQISMCFVTYPALILAYLGQGAYLMKNADDVANTFYASIPKTIYWPMFVIAVLAAIIASQALISGTFAIIQQSLALGCFPRVKIVHTSKKHHGQIYIPEINNLLMIACVLTTIGFKTTEKLGNAYGIAVVFVMFLTSCFLVLVMILIWKTNILLIIAYVLIIGSVELVYLSSVLYKFEQGGYLPLALAMFLMFVMYVWNYVYRKKYHYELEHKISPEKVKETMDATSSHRLPGLAIFYSELVHGIPPIFKHYVENVPALHSVLVFASVKSLPISKVPLEERFLFRRVKPYDLYVFRCVVRYGYNDMRNEEEPIEKLLVERLKNFIKEDYMFSIAANGGNQGETASLIEKDIEVLERASNMGVVHLVGEQDVVACKGSGVAKRMVINYAYNFLKRNLRESSNKVFDIPTKRMLKVGMTCEL; encoded by the exons atggggAGCAACATTGAGGATAACCAAGATGATGTTCCTATGGAGCTACAACTCAAGGGAAAGAAGGCTTCGAGCCAGAAGTTGAAACGACATGACTCCTTGGATGTCGAAGCTAGCAAGATGCCCAATGCCAAACAG GTAGTGGGATTGTCCGTGCTACTAAAACTTGCATTCCAGAGCATAGGAGTGGTGTATGGAGATATTGGAACATCACCATTGTACGTGTTTTCATCCATCTTTCTTGAAGGAGTAAAACACGAAGATGATATACTTGGTGCTCTATCTCTCATCTTGTATACGATCACCTTGATCCCTGTCATCAAGTACGTATTCATCGTTCTCCAAGCTAATGACAATGGAGATG GTGGTACGTTCGCCTTATATTCATTGATATGCCGATATTCCAAGGTGGGATTAATTCCGAGTACAATGGCAGAAGACAGCGATGTGTCGACTTTTAAACTTGATATGCCTGATACACGTACACGTCGGGCATCACACCTTAAGTCGATGCTAGAAAACAGCCAATTTGCGAAGTTCTTTCTGCTAATTGCAACAATGCTTGGTACTTCAATGGTTATTGGTGATGGTGTCCTAACGCCCTGTATTTCAG TTTTGTCTGCAATTGGAGGAGTTAAAGCAGCTGCTCCAGAAGCCATGACTGAAG GCAGGATTGTTTGGCTTGCAGTAGCCATCTTGATATTTCTGTTCATGTTTCAAAGATTTGGAACTGAAAAAGTTGGTTACACATTTGCACCTATACTTTGTTTATGGTTTGTATTGATTGCTGGTATTGGAGTTTACAACTTCGTGATCTATGATATAGCTATTTTCCGAGCTCTTAATCCTATGTACATCGTATCCTATTTCCAAAGAAATGGAAAAGACGCTTGGATTTCCCTTGGCGGAGTTGTTATGTGCATAACAG gTGCTGAGGCACTATTTGCTGATGTTGGTCATTTTAGTGTTCGATCTATTCAGATAAGTATGTGCTTTGTCACATACCCGGCTCTCATATTAGCATATCTCGGTCAAGGTGCCTATTTAATGAAAAATGCTGATGATGTTGCTAATACTTTCTACGCGTCCATACCAA AGACTATATATTGGCCAATGTTTGTCATAGCTGTATTAGCAGCCATCATTGCAAGTCAAGCTTTGATTTCTGGGACATTCGCTATAATCCAGCAATCTCTGGCGTTAGGATGCTTTCCTCGTGTTAAAATCGTGCATACATCAAAGAAGCATCATGGACAAATCTATATTCCTGAAATCAATAACCTTCTCATGATCGCTTGTGTTCTTACCACTATTGGATTCAAGACTACTGAAAAGCTTGGCAATGCTTATG GAATAGCAGTGGTGTTTGTGATGTTCCTAACATCGTGCTTCCTCGTACTAGTCATGATCTTGATATGGAAAACTAACATTCTTCTTATTATCGCCTATGTTCTAATCATTGGTTCGGTTGAGCTTGTATACCTAAGCTCAGTCCTTTACAAGTTCGAACAAGGTGGTTACCTTCCTCTGGCTCTCGCTATGTTCCTAATGTTTGTCATGTACGTATGGAACTATGTGTACCGTAAGAAGTATCACTACGAGCTAGAACACAAGATCTCTCCCGAAAAAGTTAAAGAAACAATGGATGCAACTAGTTCACATCGCCTTCCAGGTCTTGCCATTTTCTACTCTGAACTAGTACACGGAATCCCACCAATCTTCAAGCATTATGTTGAGAATGTACCTGCTTTACACTCTGTCCTCGTGTTCGCTTCTGTCAAATCACTTCCCATAAGCAAAGTGCCACTAGAAGAAAGGTTCCTCTTCAGAAGGGTGAAACCATATGATCTCTACGTGTTCCGTTGTGTGGTACGTTATGGATACAATGATATGCGCAATGAGGAAGAGCCAATTGAGAAGTTATTGGTAGAAAGGCTAAAGAACTTCATCAAGGAAGATTACATGTTCTCAATTGCAGCAAATGGAGGCAATCAAGGAGAGACTGCTTCCTTAATTGAGAAAGACATCGAAGTACTTGAGAGAGCTTCTAACATGGGAGTGGTTCATTTGGTTGGAGAACAAGACGTTGTCGCGTGCAAGGGGTCTGGTGTAGCCAAAAGAATGGTGATCAATTACGCATACAATTTCCTCAAGAGGAACTTAAGAGAGAGTAGTAACAAAGTATTCGATATCCCAACGAAACGCATGCTGAAAGTTGGAATGACATGTGAGCTTTAG